One region of Salvelinus namaycush isolate Seneca chromosome 3, SaNama_1.0, whole genome shotgun sequence genomic DNA includes:
- the LOC120043692 gene encoding type-2 angiotensin II receptor-like produces the protein MTRVVCPLATTLSNLSMATNTSQVPMNNSSSCDSISPSLHQNKLIPTIFSFIFVFGFVGNVLVVFVLCQKSNRKTVANTYIVNLALSDLLFLISLPFWAVYYSVDYNWVFGGLMCKLCGSLLSLNVYASIYFITCMSVDLYRAIVYPLQSQCSRNLCWARVVSCVIWTIAGLMTIPTMAFRDTYHLEDLGVTACALRYPPTQTNWFPGLALTKNILAFLVPFTVIASYYCCIGKHLLGAQPSLEKSSSNLDRVMKMVVAVVLVFLVCWFPFHFLTFMDVLSTLGVMHSCWVRQAIITLMPFTLCLGFFNSAINPVLYCFVGIHFREQLWRLYEEKAPRLCQKRDSIRTRLSSFSSNIKDTGPLETLGQHSRDPSGSPGRNMRGLLSDV, from the exons ATGACCcgagtggtgtg TCCCCTGGCAACAACACTCTCTAACCTCTCAATGGCCACCAACACATCACAAGTGCCAATGAACAATTCTTCTTCCTGTgattccatctccccctctctgcatcAGAACAAGCTGATCCCAACCATCTTCAGTTTCATCTTTGTCTTTGGTTTTGTGGGCAATGTCTTGGTGGTGTTCGTGTTGTGTCAAAAGTCCAACCGTAAAACAGTGGCCaacacctacattgtaaacttggCCCTCTCAGATCTGTTGTTCCTGATCAGCCTGCCTTTCTGGGCAGTCTACTACTCCGTTGACTACAACTGGGTGTTTGGTGGGCTGATGTGTAAGCTGTGTGGCAGCCTCCTCTCTCTGAACGTCTACGCCAGCATTTACTTCATCACCTGTATGAGTGTGGACCTCTACAGAGCCATTGTCTATCCCCTCCAGTCTCAGTGCAGCAGGAACCTGTGTTGGGCACGAGTGGTCAGCTGTGTGATCTGGACCATTGCTGGCCTCATGACCATCCCTACCATGGCCTTCAGAGACACCTACCACCTGGAGGACCTGGGGGTCACGGCATGTGCCCTCAGATATCCACCTACCCAGACAAACTGGTTCCCTGGCCTGGCCCTGACAAAGAACATCCTGGCCTTCTTGGTGCCCTTCACAGTCATCGCCAGCTATTACTGCTGCATTGGGAAGCATCTCCTGGGGGCACAGCCCAGCCTGGAAAAGAGCTCCAGCAACCTGGACCGTGTGATGAAGATGGTAGTGGCTGTGGTGCTGGTCTTCTTAGTCTGCTGGTTCCCCTTCCACTTTCTGACCTTCATGGACGTCCTGAGCACCCTGGGGGTGATGCACAGCTGTTGGGTGCGCCAGGCCATCATCACCCTGATGCCCTTCACCCTCTGCCTGGGCTTCTTCAACAGCGCCATCAACCCTGTACTCTACTGCTTTGTGGGGATCCACTTTCGGGAGCAGCTGTGGCGGCTGTACGAGGAGAAGGCTCCCAGGCTGTGTCAGAAGAGAGACTCCATCAGGACCAGGCTTAGCTCCTTCTCCAGCAACATCAAAGATACAGGGCCACTGGAGACTCTGGGACAACACAGTAGGGACCCTAGTGGATCACCTGGCAGGAATATGAGAGGACTGCTGTCCGATGTGTAG